Proteins encoded together in one Gemmatimonadota bacterium DH-78 window:
- the arcA gene encoding arginine deiminase, producing MKGDGIPDFHVASEVGALRRVLLHRPDLSLQRLTPSNRHRLLFDEVLWVRRAREDHDAFADVLRERGTEVLYLGDLLSETLDDPAARDWVLSERLSEAQYGSFHGELLRALGGMESAQLAEHLIGGLTVAELPFRPTGLWAAAADETDFVLPPLPNHLFARDPSAWIYGGVMISAMAHPARWRETVHLKAVYRFHPRFANADFHTWLDGEAHGPVASTIEGGDVLVVGNGTVLVGLSERTDGHAVDLLARRLFEKNAARRVIAVRLPRVRAYMHLDTVMTMVDRDAFCVFPEVVDRMKAWSLRPEVDDGGALGVQVTEESSLFDALADALDLDRVRVLTTGGDQYQAEREQWDDGNNLLTLEPGVVVAYDRNVDTNARLQRAGIEVITIPGSELGRGRGGARCMSCPIARDGL from the coding sequence ATGAAGGGCGACGGCATACCCGACTTCCACGTGGCGTCGGAGGTGGGCGCACTGCGCCGAGTGCTGCTGCACAGGCCCGACCTCAGCCTGCAGCGCCTCACGCCGTCGAACCGGCACCGGCTCCTCTTCGACGAGGTGCTGTGGGTGCGGCGGGCGCGGGAGGACCACGACGCCTTCGCCGACGTCCTTCGCGAACGGGGCACCGAGGTGCTGTACCTCGGCGATCTGCTGAGCGAAACGCTCGACGATCCCGCGGCGCGCGACTGGGTGCTGAGCGAGCGTTTGTCGGAGGCCCAGTACGGCAGCTTTCACGGGGAGTTGCTCAGAGCGCTGGGCGGCATGGAGTCGGCGCAACTCGCCGAACACCTCATCGGGGGCCTGACGGTGGCGGAACTGCCCTTCCGGCCCACGGGCCTGTGGGCGGCCGCGGCCGACGAAACCGACTTCGTGCTGCCTCCGCTCCCCAATCACCTCTTCGCCCGCGACCCCTCGGCCTGGATCTACGGGGGCGTGATGATCTCGGCCATGGCGCATCCGGCCCGCTGGCGCGAGACCGTTCACCTCAAGGCCGTCTACCGGTTCCACCCCCGCTTCGCGAACGCCGACTTCCACACCTGGCTCGACGGCGAGGCCCACGGCCCCGTGGCCTCCACGATCGAAGGGGGCGACGTGCTGGTGGTCGGCAACGGCACCGTGCTCGTGGGTCTGAGCGAGCGCACGGACGGGCACGCCGTCGACCTGCTGGCGCGCCGACTGTTCGAGAAGAACGCCGCGCGGCGGGTGATCGCGGTGCGGCTCCCCCGGGTGCGGGCCTACATGCATCTCGACACCGTCATGACCATGGTCGATCGCGACGCGTTCTGCGTCTTCCCCGAGGTGGTGGACCGCATGAAGGCCTGGAGCCTGCGGCCCGAGGTCGACGACGGCGGCGCACTCGGCGTTCAGGTCACCGAGGAGTCGAGCCTGTTCGACGCGCTGGCCGATGCGCTCGACCTCGACCGCGTGCGGGTGCTCACCACCGGCGGCGACCAGTACCAGGCGGAGCGGGAGCAGTGGGACGACGGCAACAACCTGCTGACCCTCGAGCCCGGCGTGGTCGTGGCCTACGACCGCAACGTCGACACCAATGCTCGACTACAGCGCGCGGGGATCGAGGTGATCACGATTCCGGGGAGCGAACTCGGCCGGGGCCGGGGGGGAGCGCGCTGCATGAGCTGTCCGATCGCCCGCGACGGGTTGTGA
- a CDS encoding ABC transporter permease, which produces MQPRGSLSTTALIAGTVAGAAVIGAAALTDLVPTPDPAPLWGAGWSRAAQGADAVAMVALAERIELARGLLVLVALLALFTVVLLLVGGRERHRPSLAIRSALGATPRELAGHLLSTDAGRLRTLVGAGLACGLVIAGLLRWSWPAPGPMTAPSVEAPLTALLVGALLAGPVLTASIALALLAPLPGLAARAPVLLRRGHGVTDDPRAGTVRRGAATLQVGLSFALALTGVALVRGTPALPGVGAPAAAGAEGAVVRLAATGAVDAGMLPAVGSAPLLLGSPGVWTGVGARDLVTVECGACVRGMFYLPVYGVDSTVHAVTPGVIEAVGGEVVEGRSIERSDLAGAPLVGVVNEAFRAHFQDRAPIGRRIRLSGPGERWVEVVGVVSDPPFRGPGAPGADEPALWLSLAQHPAPVVEGLIGTSSRPGGWVRVGESPGLPELRAASLAPVSWAGWVLLLSGLAALALALASSAEVARVEARGSARSAAVRLALGAPPRRPARRILRRVAKGGVQGVVLGLAVGWALGEALGVGGEMSVGLRLVLALAVLGATLRGARKPLRRLLLLQPAALLRED; this is translated from the coding sequence ATGCAGCCTCGAGGGAGCCTCTCGACCACGGCGCTGATCGCCGGGACCGTGGCCGGCGCCGCAGTGATCGGGGCCGCCGCGCTGACCGATCTGGTGCCCACGCCCGACCCCGCACCGCTGTGGGGGGCGGGATGGAGCCGTGCGGCACAGGGGGCGGATGCGGTCGCGATGGTGGCTCTCGCCGAGCGCATCGAGCTCGCGCGCGGCCTGCTCGTGCTCGTCGCCCTTCTCGCCCTCTTCACCGTGGTGTTGCTGCTGGTGGGGGGGCGCGAGCGACACCGGCCCTCGCTCGCGATCCGGTCGGCGCTCGGAGCGACCCCGCGCGAGCTCGCCGGTCACCTGCTGAGCACGGATGCGGGACGGCTGCGCACGCTGGTGGGCGCGGGGCTCGCGTGCGGGCTCGTGATCGCCGGCCTCCTGCGCTGGAGCTGGCCGGCACCCGGGCCGATGACCGCGCCGTCGGTGGAGGCGCCCCTGACGGCGCTCCTGGTCGGGGCCCTGCTGGCCGGCCCGGTACTGACGGCGTCGATCGCGCTCGCCCTGTTGGCGCCTCTTCCCGGGCTCGCCGCGCGGGCGCCGGTTCTGCTGCGGCGCGGCCACGGTGTGACCGACGACCCGCGTGCGGGCACGGTGCGCCGCGGGGCCGCCACGCTTCAGGTCGGGCTGTCGTTCGCGCTCGCCCTCACGGGCGTGGCTCTCGTGCGCGGCACCCCCGCCCTGCCCGGGGTGGGCGCGCCCGCCGCGGCGGGAGCGGAGGGGGCCGTGGTTCGGCTGGCCGCGACCGGTGCCGTCGACGCCGGAATGCTGCCCGCCGTGGGGAGCGCGCCCCTGCTGCTCGGCTCGCCCGGGGTCTGGACGGGGGTGGGCGCTCGCGACCTGGTGACGGTCGAATGCGGGGCCTGTGTGCGAGGCATGTTCTACCTGCCCGTATACGGCGTCGACTCGACGGTGCACGCCGTCACCCCCGGGGTGATCGAGGCGGTGGGGGGCGAGGTGGTCGAAGGGCGGTCGATCGAGCGATCCGACCTCGCGGGTGCACCCCTGGTGGGGGTGGTCAACGAGGCGTTCCGAGCCCACTTCCAGGACCGCGCCCCGATCGGTCGCCGCATCCGATTGTCGGGGCCGGGGGAGCGGTGGGTGGAGGTGGTGGGTGTGGTGTCGGACCCCCCGTTCCGCGGACCCGGCGCTCCCGGCGCCGATGAGCCCGCGCTCTGGCTGTCGCTGGCGCAGCACCCCGCGCCCGTCGTGGAGGGCCTCATCGGCACGTCGAGCCGGCCCGGGGGCTGGGTGCGTGTGGGTGAGTCACCCGGGCTGCCCGAGCTTCGGGCCGCGTCGTTGGCCCCGGTGTCCTGGGCCGGGTGGGTGCTGCTGCTGTCGGGTCTGGCGGCGCTCGCTCTCGCGCTCGCTTCGAGTGCCGAGGTGGCGCGTGTCGAGGCCCGGGGGAGCGCCCGGTCGGCGGCGGTTCGGCTGGCCCTCGGGGCCCCGCCTCGGCGGCCCGCACGGCGGATTCTTCGTCGTGTGGCGAAGGGGGGCGTACAGGGCGTGGTGCTCGGGCTCGCCGTGGGTTGGGCGCTCGGCGAGGCGCTGGGTGTGGGCGGCGAGATGAGCGTCGGCCTCCGATTGGTCTTGGCTCTCGCCGTGCTCGGAGCCACCCTTCGGGGGGCCCGGAAGCCGCTCCGGCGCCTCCTCCTCCTCCAACCTGCCGCGTTGCTCCGAGAGGACTAG
- a CDS encoding Xaa-Pro dipeptidyl-peptidase, translated as MAASIHTPSFLGSLLAGRRSITRSALLVALLVAPAGAAAQEVGPVFENGQAQVVPAFADTSRWIREDLWVETEFDTDGDGRLDRVHTSVVRPGPTAEGLQVPVVYASSPYYSGTGTTDLQYFWNVRHDPGTPPPTRNAMPQIAPRENRPTISNAEVGTWVPRGFAVVHSEAPGTGMSQGCVSMGGSWEALAPKAVIDWLNGRARGFTTPDGDETVVADWSTGKVGMTGTSFNGTIPVAAATTGVEGLEAIIPIAPNTSYYRYYRSNGLVRSPGGYLGEDVDVLYDFVNSGDPARRPYCDEQWRDGQLVAGHDRVTGDYNDFWAGRDLWNELDGIRAATLFAHGLNDWNVMPEHSLHIYEVLKERGVPTQVYLHQGGHGGGPTLEMRNRWFTRYLYGVENGVENDARAWVVREGDGRDQPTPYDDFPNPGASDVRLHPQMGGSARGGLALGGSGSGRESFTDDVSFDGAALAGAPESAHRLLYVTDPLTEAVHISGTPTVRLRVASSAAAANLSVWLVSLPWVEGNDPNANLINRGWADPQNRNDLWSSAPLAPGEFVDLEFALQPDDQIVPAGQRIGLMVFSSDPEFTLWATPGTELTLDLAGTSLDLPVVGGEDMLGRAIGGGN; from the coding sequence GTGGCGGCTTCGATCCACACCCCTTCGTTCCTCGGTTCGCTCCTCGCCGGTCGGCGGTCGATCACCCGGTCGGCATTGCTCGTGGCGCTGCTCGTGGCGCCCGCCGGTGCCGCGGCTCAGGAGGTGGGCCCGGTGTTCGAGAACGGCCAGGCGCAGGTGGTTCCCGCCTTCGCCGACACGTCTCGCTGGATCCGCGAGGATCTCTGGGTGGAGACGGAGTTCGACACCGACGGCGACGGCCGGCTCGACCGGGTGCACACCAGCGTGGTTCGTCCGGGGCCGACGGCCGAGGGCCTGCAGGTGCCGGTCGTGTACGCGTCGAGCCCCTATTATTCGGGCACCGGCACCACCGACCTGCAGTACTTCTGGAACGTCCGGCACGACCCGGGCACACCGCCCCCGACTCGCAACGCGATGCCGCAGATCGCGCCCCGAGAGAACCGACCGACGATCTCCAACGCCGAAGTGGGGACCTGGGTGCCGCGCGGGTTCGCGGTGGTGCATTCGGAGGCGCCGGGGACCGGCATGTCTCAGGGCTGCGTGTCGATGGGGGGATCGTGGGAGGCGCTGGCCCCGAAGGCCGTGATCGACTGGCTGAACGGCCGCGCGCGCGGATTCACCACCCCGGACGGTGACGAGACGGTCGTGGCGGACTGGAGCACGGGCAAGGTCGGCATGACCGGCACCTCGTTCAACGGCACCATCCCGGTGGCCGCCGCGACCACGGGGGTCGAGGGGCTGGAGGCGATCATCCCGATCGCACCCAACACCTCGTACTACCGCTACTACCGGTCGAACGGGCTGGTGCGGAGTCCCGGAGGCTACCTCGGAGAGGATGTCGACGTGCTCTACGACTTCGTCAACTCCGGGGACCCGGCGCGGCGTCCGTACTGCGATGAACAGTGGCGCGACGGTCAGCTCGTGGCGGGGCACGACCGCGTCACCGGCGACTACAACGACTTCTGGGCCGGTCGCGATCTGTGGAACGAACTCGACGGCATCCGCGCCGCCACCCTCTTCGCGCACGGACTGAACGACTGGAACGTGATGCCCGAGCACTCGCTGCACATCTACGAGGTGCTCAAGGAGCGGGGGGTGCCGACGCAGGTCTACCTGCACCAGGGGGGACACGGGGGCGGGCCCACCCTCGAGATGCGGAACCGGTGGTTCACTCGCTACCTCTACGGAGTGGAGAACGGGGTCGAGAACGATGCCCGGGCCTGGGTGGTGCGCGAAGGCGACGGGCGGGATCAGCCCACACCGTACGACGACTTTCCGAACCCGGGCGCCTCGGACGTGCGGCTCCATCCGCAGATGGGCGGCTCGGCGCGCGGAGGGCTCGCGCTCGGCGGGAGCGGGTCGGGCCGGGAGTCGTTCACCGACGACGTGTCGTTCGACGGAGCCGCCCTCGCCGGCGCGCCCGAGAGCGCCCACCGACTGCTCTACGTGACCGACCCGCTGACCGAGGCGGTGCACATCAGTGGCACCCCCACGGTGCGCCTGCGCGTGGCGTCGAGTGCGGCCGCCGCGAATCTGTCGGTGTGGCTGGTGTCGCTGCCCTGGGTGGAGGGGAACGACCCGAACGCGAACCTGATCAATCGCGGGTGGGCGGACCCGCAGAACCGGAACGACCTGTGGTCGAGCGCCCCGCTCGCGCCGGGTGAGTTCGTCGATCTCGAGTTCGCGCTCCAGCCCGACGATCAGATCGTTCCGGCGGGCCAGCGGATCGGTCTCATGGTGTTTTCGAGCGACCCCGAGTTCACCCTCTGGGCCACGCCGGGCACCGAACTCACCCTCGACCTGGCGGGCACCAGCCTCGATCTGCCGGTCGTGGGCGGTGAAGACATGCTGGGTCGAGCCATCGGCGGCGGGAACTGA
- a CDS encoding EAL domain-containing protein: MLSFRRDPRGPTPLGATDVVLPLAVVALLASVPVLASFELATRPREMVEEALGFLAAVVAYGFIRRLAVHPLTGGWAFVTVGLLADCLDELQSSTGIYDLVEGLGKVTGYPLLAVGFFISYRAVQAELTRSERTKGALRAEEHRFRVLFQEAPLGYHEAALDGTILRANQAMAHIVARPLADLVGGRVSDLLVHDSFDPSPALSGEARAERRIQARRPDGSVREVESHDTPITDATGAVVGLRSAWVDITQRVEMEREIHQRAHFDEVTGLPNRNLALDRLEMATARAERTGTRVGLFFLDLDRFKNVNDSLGHHAGDRLLRAVAERIAEVVRPDDTVARLGGDEFIVILPEVGETSNMEHVARRILDRLSAPVALDQYEVSVSASIGITAYPDDGIDAESLFRNADAAMYQAKERGRNTYRFYTPALNRASERRLQLEMGLRSALERRTLELHYQPLYDLGAGDLVGAEALLRWTHPVHGAVPPSEFIPLAEDTGLIVPMTAWVLEEACTRMREWQRVLGRDLRISVNLSPRHLQAGSVVEMVRGALVASGLSADSLELEVTERLLLSADEAVSRQLEELREVGVRLALDDFGTGYSALSYLKRHRFDVLKIDQEFVQGAPSNAEDASLTAAIAAMARSLGLQLVGEGVENEDQVGVLRSLGCDLVQGFHFGRPVPGATFLADAAGPNRTRRAG; encoded by the coding sequence ATGCTCTCCTTCCGACGGGATCCCCGCGGTCCCACGCCTCTGGGCGCGACCGACGTCGTACTTCCCCTCGCCGTCGTCGCACTCCTCGCGTCGGTGCCCGTTCTCGCCTCGTTCGAGCTGGCTACCCGTCCGCGCGAGATGGTCGAAGAGGCGCTGGGATTCCTCGCCGCCGTGGTCGCCTACGGGTTCATTCGAAGACTGGCCGTGCACCCGCTCACCGGAGGGTGGGCCTTCGTCACCGTGGGGCTGCTCGCCGACTGCCTCGACGAGCTCCAGTCATCCACGGGCATCTACGACCTGGTCGAGGGACTCGGCAAGGTCACCGGCTATCCGCTCCTCGCGGTCGGCTTCTTCATCTCGTATCGCGCCGTGCAGGCCGAGCTCACCCGCTCCGAGCGGACGAAAGGCGCCCTTCGGGCCGAGGAGCACCGGTTCCGCGTGCTCTTTCAGGAGGCCCCGCTCGGGTACCACGAAGCGGCGCTGGACGGCACCATTCTGCGGGCCAACCAGGCGATGGCCCACATCGTGGCTCGCCCGCTCGCGGACCTCGTGGGGGGGCGGGTGTCGGACCTGCTCGTTCACGACTCCTTCGACCCTTCCCCCGCCCTTTCGGGCGAGGCGCGAGCGGAGCGACGGATTCAGGCCCGGCGTCCCGACGGGTCGGTGCGCGAGGTGGAATCGCACGATACGCCGATCACCGACGCCACCGGCGCAGTGGTGGGACTCCGATCGGCCTGGGTCGACATCACGCAACGGGTGGAGATGGAGCGGGAGATCCACCAGCGCGCGCACTTCGACGAGGTGACGGGGCTGCCAAACCGCAACCTCGCGCTCGACCGGCTCGAGATGGCCACCGCCCGGGCGGAGCGCACGGGCACCCGGGTGGGACTGTTCTTCCTGGACCTCGATCGCTTCAAGAACGTGAACGACTCTCTCGGACATCACGCGGGCGACCGGCTCCTGCGCGCGGTGGCGGAGCGGATCGCGGAAGTGGTGAGGCCCGACGACACCGTGGCCCGTCTCGGTGGCGACGAGTTCATCGTGATCCTGCCGGAGGTGGGTGAGACGTCCAACATGGAGCATGTCGCGCGGCGCATTCTAGATCGCCTGTCGGCGCCGGTCGCACTCGATCAGTACGAAGTGAGTGTCTCGGCCAGCATCGGGATCACGGCCTACCCGGACGACGGGATCGACGCGGAGTCGCTCTTCCGGAATGCGGATGCCGCGATGTACCAGGCGAAGGAGCGGGGTCGCAACACCTACCGATTCTACACGCCGGCCCTCAACCGCGCCTCGGAGCGACGGCTTCAACTCGAGATGGGTCTGCGTTCGGCCCTCGAACGCCGCACGCTCGAGCTCCACTATCAGCCGCTCTACGACCTGGGGGCGGGCGATCTGGTGGGTGCGGAGGCGCTTCTGCGGTGGACGCACCCCGTGCACGGCGCGGTGCCGCCGTCGGAGTTCATTCCTCTCGCCGAAGACACCGGACTCATCGTGCCGATGACGGCGTGGGTTCTGGAGGAGGCCTGCACCCGCATGCGAGAGTGGCAGCGGGTGCTGGGCCGCGACCTGCGGATCTCCGTGAACCTCTCACCCCGTCACCTCCAGGCGGGCAGCGTGGTCGAGATGGTACGGGGTGCACTGGTCGCCTCGGGGCTGTCGGCCGACTCGCTCGAACTCGAAGTGACGGAGCGCCTGCTCCTGAGCGCCGACGAGGCGGTGTCGCGTCAGCTCGAAGAACTCCGCGAGGTGGGGGTCAGGCTGGCGCTCGACGACTTCGGCACGGGGTACTCGGCGCTGTCGTACCTCAAGCGCCACCGTTTCGACGTGCTGAAGATCGATCAGGAGTTCGTGCAGGGCGCGCCCTCGAATGCGGAAGACGCGAGCCTCACGGCGGCCATCGCCGCCATGGCGCGGAGCCTCGGGCTGCAGCTCGTCGGCGAAGGTGTGGAGAACGAGGATCAGGTGGGGGTGCTGCGCAGCCTCGGGTGCGACCTCGTGCAGGGCTTCCACTTCGGGCGCCCCGTACCCGGGGCCACCTTCCTCGCCGATGCCGCCGGTCCGAATCGGACGCGCAGGGCCGGCTGA
- a CDS encoding peptidylprolyl isomerase, translating into MIQIRPRFRLLALLAAVALSAACDDGRALRDPSPEQLTQAAPDSFTVRFGTSAGDFEVRFIRAWSPLGVDRVYHLTRHGFYEGAKFFRNNPRVVQFGFSGQPALDSVWRANPIDDEPVVGTNRRGAVSFARAGPNTRDFQLFINRIDNPDYDSCCGGGYPPVGWITEGFEVIDRLYGQYGELEPAAQGRIMAEGNDYLRNRYPLLDSIESVRVVR; encoded by the coding sequence ATGATCCAGATTCGCCCCCGATTCCGACTCCTCGCCCTGCTCGCCGCGGTCGCGCTGTCCGCAGCCTGCGACGACGGGCGCGCCCTGCGCGACCCCTCGCCCGAACAGCTCACCCAGGCGGCGCCCGACTCCTTCACGGTGCGCTTCGGTACGAGTGCCGGCGACTTCGAAGTGCGCTTCATCCGCGCCTGGTCGCCCCTCGGCGTCGACCGCGTGTATCACCTCACGCGCCACGGCTTCTACGAGGGGGCGAAGTTCTTCCGCAACAACCCGCGGGTGGTGCAGTTCGGCTTCTCCGGGCAACCCGCTCTGGACAGCGTGTGGCGGGCGAACCCGATCGACGACGAGCCGGTGGTGGGCACCAATCGGCGTGGCGCGGTCTCGTTCGCGCGGGCCGGACCGAACACCCGCGACTTCCAGCTCTTCATCAACCGCATCGACAACCCCGATTACGACAGTTGCTGCGGCGGGGGGTATCCGCCGGTGGGATGGATCACCGAGGGCTTCGAGGTGATCGACCGCCTCTACGGCCAATACGGTGAACTCGAGCCCGCCGCGCAGGGGCGCATCATGGCGGAGGGCAACGACTATCTGCGCAACCGGTACCCGCTGCTCGACTCGATCGAGTCGGTTCGGGTGGTGCGTTGA
- a CDS encoding SDR family oxidoreductase, which produces MTEATDGRERVALVTAASRGIGAGIARRLHRDGYRLALFARSAEVEELAGELDAIAVRGSVTDPAALERFAASAMDRYGRIDAVVVNTGHPPKGELLEIDDEAWHGGLDMVMLPTIRLARAVTPVMEAAGGGAWVNISTFGALEPSPSFPVSSALRAALGAFTKLYADRHAAAGIRMNAVLPGFVETYPIDEAVRDRIPAGRSARVEEIAGTVAWLLSDDAGYVTGRNLVVDGGLTRSW; this is translated from the coding sequence TTGACCGAGGCGACGGATGGCCGGGAGCGGGTCGCCCTGGTGACGGCCGCGAGCCGCGGGATCGGAGCCGGGATCGCTCGACGGCTGCACCGCGACGGCTACCGGCTGGCGTTGTTCGCCCGGAGTGCCGAGGTGGAGGAGCTGGCCGGGGAGCTCGACGCCATCGCCGTGCGCGGGTCGGTGACCGACCCGGCGGCGCTGGAGCGGTTCGCGGCGAGCGCGATGGACCGGTATGGCCGCATCGACGCGGTGGTCGTGAACACGGGGCACCCCCCCAAGGGGGAACTGCTCGAGATCGACGACGAGGCGTGGCACGGGGGGCTCGACATGGTGATGCTGCCCACGATCCGACTCGCGCGGGCGGTGACCCCCGTCATGGAGGCGGCCGGGGGCGGGGCGTGGGTCAACATCTCGACCTTCGGCGCCCTGGAACCGTCGCCCTCCTTTCCGGTGTCGTCGGCGCTCCGCGCCGCACTCGGCGCGTTCACGAAGCTGTACGCCGACCGTCATGCCGCGGCGGGCATCCGCATGAACGCGGTCCTGCCGGGGTTCGTGGAGACCTACCCGATCGACGAGGCGGTGCGGGATCGAATCCCGGCGGGACGATCCGCCCGGGTGGAGGAGATCGCGGGCACCGTGGCCTGGCTGCTGTCCGACGACGCGGGTTACGTCACGGGGCGCAACCTGGTGGTGGACGGCGGACTGACTCGAAGCTGGTAG
- the arcC gene encoding carbamate kinase produces the protein MSLVVVALGGNALLRRGEPLTLEAQEANARVACRALAPLAEEHDLVITHGNGPQVGLLALRSEAYDATRPQPLDVLGAESEGMIGYLLERGLRSVMPGRPVAALLTQVSVDADDPAFGRPTKPIGPVYDEDEAHRLADERKWAITRDGEGWRRVVPSPRPRGILELETIRLLVEHGVVPICAGGGGVPVTVGIDGRVAGVDGVIDKDATAALLARQLQADLLVLLTDVDGVMLDHGSPEARVLRRVTPEALRDLELPEGSMGPKAAACADFVESTGGRAAIGRLDRAAAVVRGEAGTQVEARPRPNLRPS, from the coding sequence GTGAGCCTCGTGGTGGTGGCCCTGGGGGGCAACGCGCTGCTTCGCCGGGGCGAGCCGCTCACCCTGGAAGCTCAGGAGGCCAACGCGCGGGTGGCCTGCCGGGCCCTCGCGCCGCTCGCCGAGGAACACGACCTCGTGATCACCCACGGCAACGGCCCCCAGGTGGGGCTGCTCGCACTTCGCAGCGAGGCCTACGATGCCACTCGGCCCCAGCCGCTCGACGTGCTCGGAGCCGAGAGCGAAGGAATGATCGGGTATCTGCTCGAGCGGGGACTTCGATCGGTCATGCCCGGACGGCCGGTCGCAGCGCTGCTCACCCAGGTGTCGGTGGACGCGGACGACCCCGCGTTCGGCCGTCCCACCAAGCCGATCGGGCCCGTCTACGACGAAGACGAGGCGCACCGGCTGGCCGACGAGCGCAAGTGGGCCATCACGCGCGATGGCGAGGGGTGGCGTCGGGTCGTGCCTTCACCCAGGCCCCGAGGCATCCTGGAGCTCGAGACGATTCGGCTGCTGGTGGAACACGGCGTCGTACCGATCTGCGCCGGCGGCGGCGGCGTGCCGGTGACCGTCGGCATCGACGGTCGCGTCGCGGGGGTCGACGGGGTGATCGACAAGGATGCGACCGCGGCTCTGCTGGCGCGCCAGCTTCAGGCCGACCTCCTGGTGCTGCTCACCGATGTCGACGGCGTCATGCTCGACCACGGTTCGCCCGAGGCCCGAGTGCTGCGTCGGGTCACGCCGGAAGCGTTGCGCGACCTCGAGTTGCCCGAGGGCTCGATGGGCCCGAAGGCGGCGGCCTGCGCCGATTTCGTGGAGTCCACCGGGGGCCGGGCGGCCATCGGCCGCCTCGACCGTGCCGCCGCCGTCGTCCGGGGGGAAGCCGGCACGCAGGTCGAGGCACGCCCGCGACCGAACCTCCGACCTTCGTAA
- the map gene encoding type I methionyl aminopeptidase, which yields MSIESHDDLVGLAAAGALAGRVREALLEAAVPGITPRELDARGAKMIERAGGRPAPPLQAGFPAATCISVNEVIAHGVPDDRALRSGDLLNVDVSVELAGYWADTGASITVGAADPDRDALCATGRRALDAALGAVRAGGRLNALGRAAEAVARADGRETLRDLCGHGVGRALWEEPSEVVGYHDPRDRRRLHEGLVLAVEPFVTTGARHTAVDDDGWGLRCDDGGLAVQFEHTFVVTAKGAWVVTAPRPFLVPWRRA from the coding sequence TTGTCGATCGAGAGCCACGACGATCTGGTCGGCCTCGCGGCCGCCGGGGCTCTGGCAGGACGGGTGCGCGAGGCGCTGCTGGAGGCGGCGGTGCCCGGGATCACGCCCCGGGAACTCGATGCCCGGGGCGCGAAGATGATCGAGCGGGCCGGTGGGCGCCCCGCTCCTCCCCTTCAGGCAGGCTTTCCCGCAGCGACCTGCATCAGTGTGAACGAGGTGATCGCTCACGGCGTGCCGGACGATCGCGCCCTTCGGTCCGGCGACCTGCTGAATGTGGACGTGAGCGTGGAGCTCGCCGGCTACTGGGCCGACACCGGTGCCTCGATCACCGTCGGCGCGGCGGACCCGGATCGAGACGCGCTCTGCGCCACCGGTCGGCGCGCCCTGGATGCGGCTCTCGGTGCGGTGCGTGCGGGGGGACGTCTCAACGCCCTGGGCCGGGCGGCGGAAGCCGTGGCCCGCGCGGACGGCCGGGAGACCCTCCGAGACCTGTGTGGTCACGGGGTGGGTCGGGCGCTGTGGGAGGAGCCCTCGGAGGTGGTGGGCTACCACGATCCGCGCGATCGCCGGCGCCTGCACGAGGGGCTGGTGCTGGCCGTCGAGCCCTTCGTGACGACCGGCGCGCGCCACACCGCGGTGGACGATGACGGATGGGGACTGCGGTGCGACGACGGCGGTCTCGCGGTGCAGTTCGAGCATACCTTCGTGGTCACCGCGAAGGGGGCCTGGGTGGTCACGGCTCCCCGGCCCTTCCTGGTGCCCTGGCGCCGCGCCTGA